In Arvicanthis niloticus isolate mArvNil1 chromosome 4, mArvNil1.pat.X, whole genome shotgun sequence, a single window of DNA contains:
- the Fgg gene encoding fibrinogen gamma chain isoform X2 produces the protein MSWSLQPWSFFLCCMLLLLPSTGLAYVATRDNCCILDERFGSYCPTTCGISDFLTSYQEDVDTDLRTLENILQRAENRTTEAKELIKAIQVYYNPDQPPKPGMIESATQKSKKMVEEIVKYEALLLTHETSIRYLQDIYNSNNQKITNLKQKVAQLEDKCQEPCKDSVQIHDTTGKDCQEIANKGAKESGLYFIRPLKAKQQFLVYCEIDGTGNGWTVLQKRLDGSVDFKKNWIQYKEGFGHLSPTGTTEFWLGNEKIHLISMQSAIPYALRIQLKDWNGRTSTADYATFRVGPESDKYRLTYAYFIGGDAGDAFDGYDFGDDPSDKFFTSHNGMQFSTWDNDNDKFEGNCAEQDGSGWWMNKCHAGHLNGNYYQGGTYSKSSTPNGYDNGIIWATWKSRWYSMKETTMKIIPFNRLSIGDGQQHHMGGSKQAGDV, from the exons ATGAGTTGGTCCTTGCAGCCCTggagtttctttctttgctgCATGCTTTTACTTCTCCCTTCAACGGGCCTGGCC TACGTTGCTACCAGAGACAACTGCTGCATCCTAGATGAGAGATTC GGTAGTTACTGTCCAACCACCTGTGGCATCTCAGACTTCCTGACTTCCTACCAAGAGGATGTGGACACTGACCTCCGGACTCTGGAAAACATCTTACAACGAGCTGAAAACAGAACCACAGAAGCCAAGGAACTAATCAAAGCAATCCAAGTTTACTACAATCCAGACCAACCCCCAAAGCCAG GTATGATAGAGAGTGCTACTCAGAAGTCTAAGAAGATGGTAGAAGAAATTGTGAAATACGAGGCGCTGTTATTAACCCATGAGACAAGTATTCG GTATTTACAGGACATCTATAATTCAAATAACCAGAAGATCACAAACCTGAAACAGAAGGTAGCCCAGCTTGAAGATAAGTGCCAGGAGCCTTGCAAGGACTCTGTGCAAATCCATGACACAACTGGAAAAG ATTGTCAGGAAATTGCCAACAAGGGCGCCAAAGAAAGTGGACTTTACTTCATTCGGCCTTTGAAAGCTAAGCAACAGTTCTTAGTGTACTGTGAAATCGACGGGACTGGAAACGGCTGGACCGTGCTGCAGAAG AGGCTTGATGGCAGTGTGGATTTCAAGAAGAACTGGATCCAGTATAAAGAAGGATTTGGACACCTGTCACCTACTGGCACCACAGAGTTTTGGCTGGGAAATGAGAAGATTCATTTGATAAGCATGCAGTCTGCAATCCCATATGCACTGAGAATACAGCTCAAAGACTGGAATGGCAGAACCAG CACTGCAGACTACGCCACGTTCAGGGTGGGTCCTGAGTCTGACAAATACCGCCTGACCTATGCCTACTTCATTGGTGGAGATGCCGGGGATGCCTTTGACGGTTACGATTTTGGTGATGACCCCAGTGACAAGTTTTTCACATCCCACAATGGCATGCAGTTCAGTACCTGGGACAATGACAACGATAAGTTTGAAGGCAACTGTGCTGAACAGGATGGATCTGGCTGGTGGATGAACAAATGTCACGCTGGCCACCTCAATGGAAATTACTaccaag GTGGCACTTACTCAAAGTCATCTACTCCTAATGGTTATGACAATGGCATTATTTGGGCCACCTGGAAAAGCCGCTGGTATTCCATGAAGGAAACCACCATGAAGATAATTCCCTTCAACAGACTCTCCATCGGAGACGGACAGCAGCATCACATGGGGGGATCCAAACAG GCTGGAGACGTTTAA
- the Fgg gene encoding fibrinogen gamma chain isoform X1 yields MSWSLQPWSFFLCCMLLLLPSTGLAYVATRDNCCILDERFGSYCPTTCGISDFLTSYQEDVDTDLRTLENILQRAENRTTEAKELIKAIQVYYNPDQPPKPGMIESATQKSKKMVEEIVKYEALLLTHETSIRYLQDIYNSNNQKITNLKQKVAQLEDKCQEPCKDSVQIHDTTGKDCQEIANKGAKESGLYFIRPLKAKQQFLVYCEIDGTGNGWTVLQKRLDGSVDFKKNWIQYKEGFGHLSPTGTTEFWLGNEKIHLISMQSAIPYALRIQLKDWNGRTSTADYATFRVGPESDKYRLTYAYFIGGDAGDAFDGYDFGDDPSDKFFTSHNGMQFSTWDNDNDKFEGNCAEQDGSGWWMNKCHAGHLNGNYYQGGTYSKSSTPNGYDNGIIWATWKSRWYSMKETTMKIIPFNRLSIGDGQQHHMGGSKQVSVEHEVDIEY; encoded by the exons ATGAGTTGGTCCTTGCAGCCCTggagtttctttctttgctgCATGCTTTTACTTCTCCCTTCAACGGGCCTGGCC TACGTTGCTACCAGAGACAACTGCTGCATCCTAGATGAGAGATTC GGTAGTTACTGTCCAACCACCTGTGGCATCTCAGACTTCCTGACTTCCTACCAAGAGGATGTGGACACTGACCTCCGGACTCTGGAAAACATCTTACAACGAGCTGAAAACAGAACCACAGAAGCCAAGGAACTAATCAAAGCAATCCAAGTTTACTACAATCCAGACCAACCCCCAAAGCCAG GTATGATAGAGAGTGCTACTCAGAAGTCTAAGAAGATGGTAGAAGAAATTGTGAAATACGAGGCGCTGTTATTAACCCATGAGACAAGTATTCG GTATTTACAGGACATCTATAATTCAAATAACCAGAAGATCACAAACCTGAAACAGAAGGTAGCCCAGCTTGAAGATAAGTGCCAGGAGCCTTGCAAGGACTCTGTGCAAATCCATGACACAACTGGAAAAG ATTGTCAGGAAATTGCCAACAAGGGCGCCAAAGAAAGTGGACTTTACTTCATTCGGCCTTTGAAAGCTAAGCAACAGTTCTTAGTGTACTGTGAAATCGACGGGACTGGAAACGGCTGGACCGTGCTGCAGAAG AGGCTTGATGGCAGTGTGGATTTCAAGAAGAACTGGATCCAGTATAAAGAAGGATTTGGACACCTGTCACCTACTGGCACCACAGAGTTTTGGCTGGGAAATGAGAAGATTCATTTGATAAGCATGCAGTCTGCAATCCCATATGCACTGAGAATACAGCTCAAAGACTGGAATGGCAGAACCAG CACTGCAGACTACGCCACGTTCAGGGTGGGTCCTGAGTCTGACAAATACCGCCTGACCTATGCCTACTTCATTGGTGGAGATGCCGGGGATGCCTTTGACGGTTACGATTTTGGTGATGACCCCAGTGACAAGTTTTTCACATCCCACAATGGCATGCAGTTCAGTACCTGGGACAATGACAACGATAAGTTTGAAGGCAACTGTGCTGAACAGGATGGATCTGGCTGGTGGATGAACAAATGTCACGCTGGCCACCTCAATGGAAATTACTaccaag GTGGCACTTACTCAAAGTCATCTACTCCTAATGGTTATGACAATGGCATTATTTGGGCCACCTGGAAAAGCCGCTGGTATTCCATGAAGGAAACCACCATGAAGATAATTCCCTTCAACAGACTCTCCATCGGAGACGGACAGCAGCATCACATGGGGGGATCCAAACAGGTCAGCGTGGAGCATGAAGTGGATATTGAATACTGA